A stretch of DNA from Candidatus Methylomirabilota bacterium:
AGGACCACGTAGAGGACGGCGGCCGCCCCGTAGATCTCGAACGAGCGGAAGTTGTTGAACGAGATGTCGTTGGCCACGAACATCAGCTCGACCATCCCGATGGTGGAGACCAGCGAGGAGTTCTTGACCAGCGAGACCAGGTTGTTGCCGAGGGCGGGCAGGCAGATCCGCACGGCCTGCGGGACGACGACGAAGCGCGCCGTCTGGAGCCCGGACAGCCCCGTCGAGCGGGCGGCCTCGTGCTGGCCGCGGGGCACCGCCTCCAGCCCCGCCCGGAAGATCTCGGCGTTGTAGGCGGCGGCGTAGAGCGTCAGCGCCGAGAGACCGGACAGGAACGGCGAGAGCCGGACGCCCACCTGCGGGAGGCCGAAGTAGACGATGAAGATCTGGATCAGGAGCGGCGT
This window harbors:
- a CDS encoding amino acid ABC transporter permease — protein: MYSFDPGAIWRGLPYLLQGAGLTVVISAWAMLLAIALGFLVALLSQAGGRPGRGLVRAYVEVFRNTPLLIQIFIVYFGLPQVGVRLSPFLSGLSALTLYAAAYNAEIFRAGLEAVPRGQHEAARSTGLSGLQTARFVVVPQAVRICLPALGNNLVSLVKNSSLVSTIGMVELMFVANDISFNNFRSFEIYGAAAVLYVVLVLALSRTLARVERRLRVAA